The following proteins are encoded in a genomic region of Hymenobacter siberiensis:
- a CDS encoding inorganic diphosphatase, producing MTHFNPWHDVSRGDETPTVVQSIIEIPKGSKGKYELDKESGLLKLDRVLFSAVHYPAAYGFIPQTYCDDKDPLDILVLCSVDIVPMCLVEAKVIGVMQMVDQNEEDDKIIAVAAHDISVNHYNDISDLPPHTLLEMRRFFEDYKALEHNKHVTVERFMGKEDAYRIINDSIKLYEETFGDRKA from the coding sequence ATGACCCACTTCAACCCCTGGCACGACGTGTCGCGCGGCGACGAAACTCCTACCGTCGTCCAGTCCATCATCGAAATTCCCAAAGGCAGCAAAGGCAAGTACGAGCTCGACAAGGAAAGCGGCCTGCTGAAGCTCGACCGCGTGCTGTTCTCGGCCGTGCACTACCCGGCCGCCTACGGCTTCATTCCGCAAACCTATTGCGACGACAAAGACCCGCTGGATATTCTGGTGCTCTGCTCGGTTGACATCGTGCCCATGTGCCTGGTGGAGGCCAAGGTCATCGGCGTAATGCAGATGGTGGACCAGAACGAGGAAGATGATAAAATCATCGCCGTAGCTGCCCACGACATTTCGGTGAACCACTACAACGACATCTCCGACCTGCCGCCCCACACGCTGCTCGAAATGCGCCGCTTCTTCGAGGACTACAAGGCCCTGGAGCACAACAAGCACGTTACCGTGGAGCGCTTCATGGGCAAGGAAGATGCCTACCGCATCATCAACGACAGCATCAAGCTCTACGAAGAGACGTTCGGCGACCGCAAGGCGTAA
- a CDS encoding UbiA prenyltransferase family protein — protein sequence MDASVSVAAPGAGPRLWRRVLDAMLFSSVWLAGAAAAQTAASFRRWPAADGGVNGRVVALVFSATLLVYNLDAVLPFKHRQPAAGSGRKAWQQRHRQLLAGLAGAAALAAGYLFLVDGWWRYLPALLPLTLLALVYSWPLVRWQGQRRALREVPLLKGFLIAGVWSAITVGLPALAQHRPLAEVLGLLAQRFCLVLALTIVFDIRDLSRDRAAGTQTFPVVLGVAGARAVALAFLAGAMLLGFERGVPPLGLGLTGLAAAAVILLAEERRSDYFYALLADGVLLVPAVLYLVGK from the coding sequence GTGGATGCTTCCGTTTCCGTCGCTGCCCCCGGGGCCGGCCCCCGCCTGTGGCGGCGGGTCCTCGATGCCATGCTGTTTAGCAGCGTGTGGCTGGCCGGCGCGGCGGCGGCCCAAACGGCGGCCTCGTTCCGGCGCTGGCCAGCCGCCGATGGCGGCGTGAACGGCCGGGTGGTGGCACTGGTGTTTTCCGCCACTCTCCTGGTGTATAACCTCGATGCCGTGCTGCCCTTCAAGCACCGGCAGCCGGCCGCCGGCTCGGGGCGCAAGGCCTGGCAGCAGCGGCACCGCCAGCTGCTGGCGGGGCTGGCCGGCGCGGCGGCCCTGGCGGCCGGCTACCTTTTCCTGGTCGATGGCTGGTGGCGCTACCTGCCGGCGCTGCTGCCCCTCACGCTGCTGGCGTTGGTGTACTCGTGGCCGCTGGTGCGCTGGCAGGGGCAGCGCCGGGCCCTGCGCGAAGTGCCGCTGCTAAAGGGCTTTCTGATTGCCGGCGTGTGGTCGGCCATCACGGTGGGACTGCCCGCGCTGGCCCAGCACCGCCCGCTGGCCGAGGTGCTGGGGCTGTTGGCGCAACGCTTCTGCCTGGTACTGGCCCTCACCATTGTGTTCGATATCCGCGACCTGAGCCGCGACCGGGCGGCCGGCACCCAAACTTTCCCGGTGGTGCTGGGCGTGGCCGGCGCGCGGGCCGTGGCGCTGGCCTTCCTGGCCGGGGCCATGCTGCTGGGCTTCGAGCGCGGCGTGCCGCCGCTGGGGCTGGGGCTCACGGGGCTGGCGGCGGCGGCCGTAATTCTGCTGGCCGAGGAGCGGCGCTCCGACTACTTCTACGCCCTGCTGGCCGATGGCGTGCTGCTGGTGCCCGCCGTGCTGTACCTAGTGGGGAAGTAG
- a CDS encoding NAD(P)H-hydrate dehydratase: protein MKILSAAQTRALDQATIAGQGITSAQLMERAAQELLFWFYDHYGHGRVPADTLLLCGPGNNGGDGLALARLLHGANYAVRVALLPADSYSADWQHNRQRLPAAVPVAEISAEALPAISADTVVVDALFGTGLSRPLAGLAAAVVAHLNAARARVVAVDIPSGLFADAPQPAASAVVRARHTVSFGLPKLAFLLPQNAEFVGEWEVEDIDLSPQFIANTATPWHYTNAAAVAGQLPTRPKFSHKGTFGHALLLAGSRGKMGAAVLAAGACLRSGVGLLTAHIPGCGYDIFQISQPEAMCLTDAQANFISELPELQPYQAVGIGPGLGQDAASLAVLRQLLEAAAKPLGKTGQPLPLVIDADALNLLGSHRELLNLLPENTVLTPHPKEFERLTEPTRDDYHRLELLHDFATRYRCLVVLKGAYTCLATPSGELHFNSTGNAGMATGGSGDVLTGVLLALRSHAQLPAFEAVRLGVYAHGRAGDRAAAQTGQAGLVASDIVRHMGPALAEV from the coding sequence ATGAAAATTCTTTCCGCCGCCCAAACCCGTGCGCTCGACCAGGCCACCATTGCCGGGCAGGGCATCACCTCGGCGCAGCTGATGGAGCGCGCCGCCCAGGAGCTGCTGTTTTGGTTTTACGACCACTATGGCCACGGCCGGGTGCCCGCCGATACGCTGTTGCTCTGCGGCCCCGGCAACAACGGGGGCGACGGCCTGGCCCTGGCCCGCCTACTGCACGGGGCCAACTACGCCGTGCGCGTGGCCCTGCTGCCCGCCGACAGCTACTCGGCCGACTGGCAGCACAACCGCCAGCGCCTGCCCGCCGCCGTGCCGGTGGCCGAAATCAGCGCCGAAGCCCTGCCCGCTATTTCGGCCGATACCGTAGTGGTCGACGCCCTGTTTGGCACCGGCCTCAGCCGGCCGCTGGCGGGACTGGCCGCCGCCGTGGTGGCCCACCTCAATGCGGCCCGGGCCCGCGTGGTAGCCGTGGATATTCCCAGCGGCCTTTTCGCCGATGCGCCCCAGCCGGCCGCCAGCGCCGTGGTGCGGGCGCGGCACACCGTGAGCTTCGGCCTGCCCAAGCTGGCTTTCCTGCTGCCGCAGAATGCCGAATTCGTGGGCGAATGGGAGGTGGAGGACATCGACCTGAGCCCACAGTTTATCGCCAATACCGCCACGCCCTGGCACTATACCAATGCCGCCGCCGTGGCTGGCCAGCTACCAACGCGCCCCAAATTCAGCCACAAGGGCACCTTTGGGCACGCGCTGCTGCTGGCCGGCAGCCGGGGCAAGATGGGCGCGGCCGTGCTGGCAGCGGGCGCGTGCCTGCGCAGCGGCGTGGGCCTGCTCACGGCCCACATTCCCGGCTGCGGCTACGACATTTTCCAAATCAGCCAGCCCGAGGCCATGTGCCTGACCGATGCGCAGGCCAATTTTATCAGCGAGCTACCGGAATTGCAACCCTACCAGGCCGTGGGCATCGGCCCGGGCCTGGGGCAGGATGCGGCCAGCCTCGCCGTGCTGCGCCAACTGCTGGAAGCGGCCGCCAAGCCACTCGGAAAAACCGGCCAGCCCCTCCCCCTCGTCATCGACGCCGACGCGCTGAACCTGCTCGGCAGCCACCGCGAACTGCTGAACCTGCTGCCCGAAAACACGGTGCTCACCCCTCACCCCAAGGAGTTCGAGCGCCTTACCGAGCCCACCCGCGACGACTACCACCGGCTGGAGCTGCTGCACGATTTCGCCACCAGATACCGCTGCCTGGTGGTGCTGAAAGGGGCCTACACCTGCCTGGCCACGCCCAGCGGCGAGCTGCACTTCAACAGCACCGGCAACGCCGGCATGGCCACCGGCGGCAGCGGCGATGTGCTCACGGGCGTGCTGCTGGCCCTACGCTCCCACGCCCAATTGCCGGCATTCGAGGCGGTGCGGCTGGGCGTGTACGCCCACGGCCGGGCCGGCGACAGGGCCGCCGCGCAAACCGGCCAGGCCGGGCTGGTAGCCAGCGACATTGTGCGGCACATGGGCCCGGCGCTGGCCGAGGTGTAG
- a CDS encoding RBBP9/YdeN family alpha/beta hydrolase, translated as MGGGKNFHGEEGIRKLLLVMQETTRVFIVPGLGSSGPDHWQTYFERTQPDFTRIEQREWDVPDRAEWVARLEDALDGEDLSQVVLVAHSLGCATIAHWAGQYGHRIKGALLVAPSDVETARYAAFPTTGFAPMPLARLPFPSKVVFSQNDDWATPARARQFAEVWGSELVDIGEAGHINTASGYGDWPAGLALLESLL; from the coding sequence TTGGGCGGCGGAAAGAATTTTCATGGGGAAGAAGGAATCCGGAAGCTACTTTTGGTTATGCAAGAAACCACTCGCGTCTTTATTGTACCCGGCCTCGGCAGCTCGGGCCCCGACCATTGGCAAACGTATTTCGAACGTACGCAGCCGGATTTTACCCGAATTGAGCAACGCGAATGGGACGTGCCCGACCGCGCCGAATGGGTCGCCCGCCTCGAAGATGCCCTCGACGGCGAAGACCTGAGCCAGGTGGTGCTGGTGGCCCACAGCCTGGGCTGCGCCACCATCGCACACTGGGCCGGCCAGTACGGCCACCGCATCAAAGGTGCGCTGCTGGTGGCCCCCAGCGACGTGGAAACCGCCCGTTACGCCGCCTTTCCCACCACCGGCTTCGCCCCGATGCCGCTGGCCCGGCTGCCTTTTCCCAGCAAAGTGGTGTTCAGCCAGAACGATGATTGGGCCACGCCCGCCCGCGCCCGGCAGTTTGCCGAGGTCTGGGGCAGCGAGCTGGTCGATATCGGCGAGGCCGGCCACATCAACACCGCCAGCGGCTACGGCGACTGGCCGGCCGGGCTGGCGCTGCTGGAGTCGTTGCTGTAA
- the msrB gene encoding peptide-methionine (R)-S-oxide reductase MsrB, with the protein MQTWNDVIRLANHPTPSPRRVDKTPAEWRALLTAEQFHVTREHGTERAFTGEYCEAHEAGLYACVCCGTPLYDSRTKFESGTGWPSFTQPVEESAIRYKKDTSYGMTRIEVLCNVCDAHQGHAFPDGPAPSGLRLCINSASVKLVQQEPAQQPAA; encoded by the coding sequence ATGCAAACCTGGAACGACGTTATCCGCCTCGCCAACCATCCTACTCCTTCGCCGCGCCGCGTGGATAAAACGCCCGCCGAGTGGCGCGCCCTGCTCACGGCCGAGCAGTTCCACGTCACGCGTGAGCACGGCACCGAGCGCGCCTTCACCGGCGAGTACTGCGAGGCCCACGAAGCTGGCCTCTACGCCTGCGTGTGCTGCGGCACGCCGCTCTACGACTCCCGCACGAAGTTCGAATCCGGCACCGGCTGGCCTTCGTTCACGCAGCCCGTGGAGGAAAGCGCCATCCGCTACAAGAAAGACACCAGCTACGGCATGACCCGTATTGAAGTGCTTTGTAATGTGTGCGATGCCCACCAGGGTCATGCCTTTCCCGACGGCCCCGCGCCCAGCGGCCTGCGCCTGTGCATCAACTCGGCCAGCGTGAAGCTGGTGCAGCAGGAGCCCGCCCAGCAACCCGCCGCGTAG
- the sdaAA gene encoding L-serine ammonia-lyase, iron-sulfur-dependent, subunit alpha, whose translation MSLLFNDFASWGAHCAETGELLYQPVLAYEIEQKGRTEEEIWTGLQRAYDVMRDAVKEGLTGDMTSRSGMINNGAKKIAASPVTVLSPEFKQLITRALGAKEVNSCMGRVVAAPTAGASGILPGVLVTIQDLHKLSDRQILEGLLVAAGIALIIEQNASLAGAVGGCQAETGSAAAMGSGAIVYCLGGPVEQVFAAVAVTIQCMLGLICDPVAGLVEVPCVVRNASAAAIAFSSAQIAIAGIDPVIPVDQCVAALGEVGQAMETRYKETALGGLAATKRGKEIEKMVLVQDVNILPDEDA comes from the coding sequence ATGTCTTTGCTATTTAATGATTTTGCCTCTTGGGGCGCGCACTGCGCCGAAACCGGCGAACTTCTCTACCAGCCCGTCCTCGCCTACGAAATCGAGCAGAAGGGCCGCACCGAAGAAGAAATCTGGACCGGCCTGCAACGGGCCTACGACGTGATGCGCGACGCCGTGAAGGAAGGCTTGACCGGCGACATGACCTCGCGCTCGGGCATGATAAACAACGGGGCCAAGAAGATTGCCGCCTCGCCCGTCACCGTGCTCTCGCCCGAATTCAAGCAGCTTATCACCCGTGCTTTGGGGGCCAAGGAGGTAAACTCCTGCATGGGCCGCGTGGTGGCCGCGCCCACCGCCGGGGCCTCGGGCATTTTGCCCGGCGTGCTCGTTACCATCCAGGATTTGCACAAGCTGAGTGACCGCCAGATTCTGGAGGGTCTGCTCGTAGCGGCCGGTATTGCCCTCATCATCGAGCAGAATGCCTCGCTGGCCGGGGCCGTGGGCGGCTGCCAGGCCGAAACTGGCTCGGCAGCCGCCATGGGTAGCGGGGCCATTGTGTACTGCCTGGGCGGGCCGGTGGAGCAGGTGTTTGCCGCCGTGGCCGTCACCATCCAGTGCATGCTGGGGTTGATATGCGACCCCGTGGCCGGCCTTGTGGAAGTGCCCTGCGTGGTGCGCAACGCCTCGGCGGCGGCCATTGCCTTCTCGTCGGCCCAGATTGCCATTGCCGGCATCGACCCGGTTATTCCCGTCGACCAGTGCGTTGCGGCCCTCGGCGAAGTGGGCCAGGCCATGGAAACCCGCTACAAGGAAACCGCCCTCGGCGGCCTGGCCGCCACCAAGCGCGGCAAGGAAATCGAGAAGATGGTGCTGGTGCAGGACGTGAACATCCTGCCCGACGAGGACGCCTGA